Proteins found in one Paenibacillus borealis genomic segment:
- a CDS encoding beta-ketoacyl-ACP synthase III produces MKQLRPVGIIGTGKYVPERILTNSDLEKIVETNDEWIVSRTGIRERHIAAPEQATSDLAYEAALKALESAGMKAEDLDLIIVATVTPDSTFPSTACILQDRLGAKGAAAFDLSAACSGFVYSLATATGFIQNGMYNNALVIGADTLSRITDYTDRNTCVLFGDGAGAVIVGEVPEGRGFQSFDLGAEGSGGSLLKMEAGGSRLPASLQTVEDKKHFIYMNGREVFKFAVRVMGTATERVLTKAGLTKENIDLFVPHQANIRIIQSAMQRLDLPPEKCVINVDKYANTSAASIPLALVEAAEEGRMKEGDTVLMVGFGGGLTWGASVLIW; encoded by the coding sequence ATGAAACAATTACGTCCGGTAGGAATCATTGGTACAGGCAAATATGTACCCGAGAGAATATTGACCAACAGCGATCTGGAGAAGATCGTCGAAACAAATGATGAATGGATCGTCAGCCGGACAGGAATCCGGGAACGGCATATTGCCGCGCCGGAACAAGCCACTTCGGATCTTGCTTATGAAGCTGCGCTGAAGGCACTGGAATCTGCCGGTATGAAGGCGGAAGATCTTGATCTTATTATTGTTGCTACAGTTACACCGGATAGTACCTTCCCATCCACAGCCTGCATTCTGCAGGACAGGCTGGGGGCAAAAGGTGCCGCGGCGTTTGACCTGTCGGCAGCCTGTTCCGGTTTCGTATATAGCTTAGCTACGGCAACCGGCTTTATCCAGAACGGAATGTACAACAATGCGCTTGTTATAGGGGCGGACACCCTGTCGCGCATCACGGATTATACGGACCGCAACACCTGTGTACTGTTCGGCGACGGCGCTGGTGCAGTGATCGTGGGCGAAGTTCCGGAAGGACGGGGCTTCCAGTCCTTCGACCTGGGTGCTGAAGGCTCCGGAGGCAGTCTGCTCAAGATGGAAGCAGGCGGTTCACGTCTTCCGGCTTCCCTTCAGACGGTGGAAGACAAGAAGCATTTCATTTATATGAACGGCCGTGAAGTATTCAAGTTCGCGGTGCGTGTTATGGGAACGGCTACAGAACGTGTGCTTACCAAAGCAGGATTGACCAAGGAGAATATCGACTTGTTCGTGCCGCATCAGGCCAATATCCGGATTATCCAGTCCGCGATGCAGCGTCTGGATCTGCCGCCTGAGAAATGTGTTATCAATGTGGATAAATACGCGAATACTTCAGCGGCGTCCATTCCGCTGGCACTTGTGGAAGCAGCAGAGGAAGGCCGGATGAAGGAAGGCGACACCGTGCTTATGGTCGGCTTCGGCGGCGGCCTCACCTGGGGAGCTTCCGTACTGATCTGGTAA
- a CDS encoding YceD family protein produces MNIHFRKLANADEPLVLHDVVDVSEVVKGRKDILAVAPLSVDLKALPAGTDSVNVVGTLSGEVDMLCSRCLTEVNSKLNIPFAETFKWLKQPILPEDEDEELIYIKDEIVDLIPYVEENFVLHLPDSVLCKADCLGLCQKCGQNLNEGTCSCDNTVIDPRLAGLKGFFTKQDN; encoded by the coding sequence ATGAACATTCACTTTCGCAAATTAGCGAATGCCGACGAGCCCCTGGTTCTCCACGATGTTGTGGATGTCAGTGAGGTTGTCAAAGGGCGCAAGGATATTCTTGCTGTTGCACCACTCTCAGTAGACCTTAAAGCGCTGCCCGCGGGAACCGATAGTGTGAACGTGGTGGGAACACTGAGTGGAGAAGTGGACATGTTATGTTCACGTTGTCTCACGGAGGTTAACAGTAAGCTGAACATTCCTTTCGCTGAGACTTTCAAGTGGCTTAAACAGCCAATTCTTCCGGAAGATGAAGATGAGGAACTCATTTACATCAAGGATGAGATTGTGGATCTTATCCCCTATGTGGAAGAAAATTTCGTACTGCACTTACCGGATTCGGTATTGTGCAAGGCAGACTGTCTTGGTCTTTGTCAGAAATGCGGACAGAACTTGAACGAAGGCACCTGCAGTTGCGACAACACAGTGATCGATCCAAGACTCGCTGGGTTGAAAGGATTCTTTACCAAGCAAGATAACTAA
- the rsmD gene encoding 16S rRNA (guanine(966)-N(2))-methyltransferase RsmD gives MRVISGTAKGRPLKSVPGNGTRPTTDKVKEALFSMIGPYFEGGTALDLYAGTGGLGIEALSRGMEAAVFVDMEQKALDTVRANLKAAKVEAQAEVYRNDAGRALAALEKRGRAFDLVFLDPPYRLKHGDELMMTMAAKNLLKPDAVIVLEHESGYEYPENIPGFSRTRQSVYGETTISIYQYEAALPEVAVSGEEVNDESAN, from the coding sequence GTGAGAGTAATATCGGGCACTGCAAAGGGCAGGCCGCTTAAGAGTGTTCCAGGCAATGGCACCCGGCCTACAACCGATAAAGTGAAGGAAGCGCTATTCAGTATGATCGGGCCTTATTTTGAAGGCGGAACGGCCCTGGATCTGTATGCCGGTACCGGCGGACTTGGGATTGAAGCCTTGAGCAGAGGGATGGAAGCAGCCGTATTTGTGGATATGGAGCAGAAGGCGCTCGACACTGTGCGGGCGAATCTGAAAGCAGCCAAGGTGGAGGCGCAGGCCGAAGTCTACCGCAATGATGCCGGAAGAGCACTGGCTGCGCTGGAGAAGCGGGGGAGAGCGTTTGATCTTGTTTTTCTGGACCCTCCGTATCGTCTGAAGCACGGGGATGAGCTTATGATGACGATGGCAGCCAAGAATCTGCTGAAGCCTGATGCCGTAATTGTGCTTGAGCATGAATCAGGTTATGAATATCCGGAGAATATACCGGGATTCAGCAGGACACGGCAATCCGTATATGGGGAGACTACGATCTCAATCTATCAGTATGAAGCTGCTCTGCCGGAAGTTGCCGTCAGTGGCGAGGAGGTTAATGATGAGTCTGCAAATTAG
- a CDS encoding nucleotidyltransferase has translation MTTVGIIAEYNPLHNGHVHHFNEAKRISGAESSIVIMSGPFTQRGEPAAVSKRARTEMALHMGADLVIELPVAYAVQPAEWFAFGAVSLLEATGVVDSLCFGSEAGTLGALLPLAAFLAEESSALKEEIRARMAQGAGFPAAYSAAAAAAWKGTPGGSGSTLDAEALLRQPNNSLGLHYLIALQRLGSAIRPFTVPRTGAGFHDPLQGGSSIASATAIRRLLLEGGSPAAYMPEYSVSILEREHAAGRGPVMLEDFRAPLRHVLSTRSAAELRGVQDMNEGLENRMLRILPLLEQFTVAGLLQELKTRRYTHTRLQRLLLHILLNHSKEEMTPAALAQGPGYIRVLGFRESGRTLLKQMKQRAALPVVTSPARFSHPMLERDLQAGAVFAGAYTNPLRSDLYSDYLEPPVRI, from the coding sequence GTGACAACTGTAGGCATTATAGCCGAATATAACCCTTTACATAACGGGCATGTCCACCATTTCAACGAGGCCAAAAGAATCTCCGGAGCCGAAAGCTCCATCGTTATCATGAGCGGCCCGTTCACCCAGCGCGGCGAGCCGGCGGCGGTCAGCAAGCGTGCCCGTACCGAGATGGCGCTGCATATGGGCGCCGACCTCGTGATTGAGCTGCCGGTGGCGTATGCCGTTCAGCCGGCAGAATGGTTCGCCTTCGGAGCAGTATCCCTGCTGGAGGCGACCGGTGTCGTGGACAGCCTGTGCTTCGGCTCCGAAGCCGGCACTTTGGGCGCGCTGCTGCCCTTGGCCGCCTTCCTGGCCGAGGAGAGCAGCGCGCTTAAGGAAGAGATCCGCGCGCGCATGGCGCAGGGCGCGGGATTCCCCGCCGCATACAGCGCAGCTGCGGCGGCGGCATGGAAGGGTACTCCCGGCGGAAGCGGAAGTACCCTTGATGCCGAGGCGCTGCTGCGGCAGCCGAACAACAGCCTCGGCCTGCACTACCTGATCGCGCTGCAGCGCCTCGGCAGCGCGATCAGGCCCTTCACCGTGCCGCGGACCGGCGCGGGCTTCCACGACCCGCTGCAGGGCGGGTCGTCCATTGCCAGTGCAACAGCGATCCGCAGGCTGCTGCTGGAAGGCGGCTCACCGGCGGCATACATGCCGGAGTATAGCGTGTCCATCCTGGAGAGAGAGCATGCAGCAGGCCGGGGCCCGGTCATGCTTGAGGACTTCCGGGCACCTCTGCGCCACGTGCTCTCCACCCGCTCCGCTGCGGAGCTGCGCGGTGTGCAGGATATGAATGAAGGGCTGGAGAACCGGATGCTCCGCATCCTTCCCCTGCTGGAGCAGTTCACCGTCGCCGGTCTTCTGCAGGAGCTGAAGACCAGACGCTACACCCATACACGGCTGCAGCGTCTGCTCCTTCATATCCTGCTAAACCACAGCAAGGAAGAAATGACCCCGGCCGCCCTGGCCCAGGGTCCGGGTTATATCCGGGTTCTCGGCTTCCGCGAGAGCGGCCGCACGCTGCTGAAGCAGATGAAGCAGCGTGCAGCACTGCCCGTAGTCACAAGTCCTGCCCGCTTCTCCCATCCTATGCTGGAGCGGGATCTGCAGGCAGGCGCTGTATTCGCCGGAGCTTATACCAATCCGCTGCGCAGTGATTTGTACAGCGATTATCTGGAGCCGCCGGTCAGGATTTGA
- the plsX gene encoding phosphate acyltransferase PlsX, whose protein sequence is MLIAIDAMGGDNAPECNVEGALAAAAEWSDTQIVLVGDEARLAPLLKNKPSNVTVRHAGDVIGSDEEPVKAVRRKKDSSMVVAGRMVREGEADAMISSGNTGALMTTGLLVVGRMQGIERPALAPMIPTLDDVGVLALDLGANMDAKPQHLAQYALMGSIYRNKVHGIAKPRVGLLNVGTEPGKGNELTKEAYPLLEALTGIHFVGNVEARDVLTGACDVLVCDGFAGNILLKTLEGTAGAMFSLLKEQFSKSLKTKLGAAILMPELRSLKGKMDYKEHGGAPLLGLSGLVVKGHGSSDGNAVKNAVRQARIALQADLVASISKEISGK, encoded by the coding sequence GTGCTGATCGCCATTGATGCCATGGGCGGGGATAATGCTCCTGAGTGTAATGTAGAAGGGGCTTTGGCCGCAGCCGCGGAGTGGAGTGATACGCAGATCGTGCTGGTCGGGGATGAAGCCAGACTTGCGCCGCTGCTGAAGAACAAGCCGTCCAATGTGACGGTGCGTCATGCAGGGGACGTGATCGGTTCCGATGAGGAACCGGTGAAGGCAGTCCGCCGCAAGAAGGATTCGTCTATGGTAGTCGCCGGGCGGATGGTGCGCGAAGGTGAAGCTGATGCCATGATCTCGTCTGGCAACACCGGGGCGCTCATGACTACGGGGCTTCTGGTTGTGGGAAGAATGCAGGGTATAGAACGTCCTGCCCTGGCACCGATGATACCCACGCTGGATGATGTCGGCGTATTGGCCCTGGACCTTGGTGCCAATATGGACGCCAAGCCGCAGCATCTGGCGCAATATGCCCTGATGGGCAGCATATATCGTAATAAGGTGCATGGCATCGCGAAGCCCCGGGTTGGTCTGCTGAATGTTGGGACTGAGCCGGGCAAAGGGAATGAGCTGACCAAAGAAGCTTACCCGCTGCTGGAAGCTTTGACAGGGATTCACTTTGTCGGCAATGTGGAGGCCAGGGATGTGCTGACCGGAGCCTGCGATGTGCTGGTCTGTGACGGGTTTGCCGGCAATATACTTCTGAAGACGCTGGAAGGAACGGCAGGCGCCATGTTCTCTCTGCTGAAGGAGCAGTTCAGCAAGTCGCTGAAGACGAAGCTGGGCGCAGCCATACTGATGCCTGAACTTAGAAGTCTTAAGGGTAAAATGGATTACAAGGAGCACGGCGGAGCGCCGCTGCTCGGTCTAAGCGGTCTCGTAGTGAAAGGGCATGGTTCCTCTGACGGCAACGCGGTGAAGAATGCGGTAAGACAGGCCCGGATTGCGCTGCAGGCGGATCTGGTGGCCAGCATATCCAAGGAAATTAGCGGGAAGTGA
- a CDS encoding alpha/beta fold hydrolase, with protein sequence MRRTRGFLLAVLACSLLLSAGFVTPRVAQAADIKVTLSINGKGLNSPAGEAPYLESTTIMVPVRQAGEALGFGATYIKESSSLHIKVSGMELLMKLGGGEFIRNGKDKLTIEGAAVLKNNRIYVPLTLLDEIGYITQSKPGSAQAEADSPQYYTEAVMKLLSSGQYEALSDRFFSTEVRGNLSSLKLQQVWESIAAAYGEYVKVGSLKSSRETGLHHLSGVAEFTHGKITVTLTVNSSGEIQGLWFTPYEDPQAAPELTLPAGVTEETVVVGAGTAHPLKGILTIPKDTVKPLPAVVLVHGSGVSDLNEAAYAYKPFRDIAYGLAEQGIAVLRYDKRGYSYPQEFMGTAAASVTVKEETVEDAVAAAFLLKQDKRMDAGQVYLAGHSLGGMLGPRIDAEGGNFAGLILLAGSPRSLWEIAYDQNMRVIAKLDDSIPAKAEAAAKVEAELARAKALSAMTDEQAKAAPAVFGAPAYYFKEMDQHGTAELARKLTKPVLVMQGSDDFQVYADADYPLWKDVLKNNNSAEFKLYPGLNHFFVDYDGAGAGTPDEYNVPGVVDARVIKDMGQWVLKQSR encoded by the coding sequence ATGAGAAGAACAAGAGGGTTTCTGTTGGCCGTACTGGCTTGCTCTCTGCTGTTATCTGCGGGATTTGTCACACCGCGGGTGGCACAGGCAGCGGATATCAAAGTGACCTTGAGTATTAACGGTAAAGGGTTGAATTCTCCTGCGGGCGAGGCGCCTTATCTGGAGAGTACTACAATTATGGTGCCTGTCCGCCAGGCAGGGGAAGCGCTGGGATTCGGGGCAACTTACATAAAAGAGAGCTCCAGTCTGCATATCAAAGTCAGCGGTATGGAGCTCTTAATGAAGCTTGGAGGCGGTGAATTTATCCGGAATGGAAAGGATAAACTCACCATTGAAGGTGCAGCGGTTCTGAAGAACAACCGGATTTATGTGCCGCTGACGCTGCTGGATGAGATCGGCTATATCACACAGTCGAAACCGGGCTCTGCCCAGGCAGAAGCGGACTCGCCGCAGTATTACACCGAAGCGGTGATGAAGCTGCTCTCTTCCGGCCAGTATGAAGCGTTATCAGACAGATTCTTCAGTACAGAGGTACGGGGAAATCTGTCGAGTCTTAAACTGCAGCAGGTCTGGGAGAGCATAGCAGCAGCTTATGGGGAGTACGTTAAAGTCGGTTCGCTGAAAAGCAGCCGTGAAACGGGACTGCATCACCTGTCCGGTGTCGCTGAATTTACTCATGGGAAGATCACGGTGACGCTTACGGTTAACAGCAGCGGTGAGATTCAGGGGCTGTGGTTTACTCCGTATGAAGATCCGCAAGCAGCACCGGAGCTGACTCTGCCGGCAGGTGTTACAGAAGAAACGGTTGTAGTCGGAGCAGGGACTGCACATCCGCTTAAGGGCATTCTGACAATCCCCAAGGATACCGTGAAGCCTCTGCCAGCAGTAGTACTGGTGCATGGGTCGGGTGTTTCTGATCTTAATGAAGCGGCATACGCGTACAAGCCGTTCCGGGACATCGCTTATGGGCTTGCAGAGCAGGGAATTGCCGTGCTGCGTTATGATAAGCGGGGGTACAGCTATCCGCAGGAATTCATGGGAACTGCTGCGGCATCGGTAACCGTTAAGGAAGAAACTGTAGAAGATGCTGTTGCGGCGGCATTCCTGCTTAAGCAGGACAAACGTATGGATGCCGGGCAGGTATACCTTGCCGGTCATAGCCTGGGCGGGATGCTGGGTCCGAGAATCGATGCGGAAGGCGGTAACTTCGCCGGATTAATCCTGCTTGCCGGCTCACCGCGAAGCTTGTGGGAGATTGCTTACGATCAGAATATGCGGGTGATCGCTAAGCTGGATGATTCTATTCCGGCCAAGGCAGAGGCTGCTGCCAAAGTGGAGGCGGAGCTGGCCAGAGCGAAGGCGCTGTCAGCAATGACAGACGAGCAAGCCAAAGCAGCTCCGGCTGTATTTGGTGCACCTGCGTATTACTTCAAGGAAATGGATCAGCACGGTACAGCCGAGCTGGCACGGAAGCTGACGAAGCCTGTGCTTGTTATGCAAGGAAGCGATGATTTCCAGGTCTATGCGGACGCGGATTATCCGCTCTGGAAGGATGTTCTGAAGAACAATAACTCGGCAGAGTTCAAACTGTATCCGGGCCTGAACCATTTCTTCGTGGATTATGACGGAGCGGGGGCAGGAACACCGGATGAATATAATGTCCCGGGTGTAGTCGATGCGCGGGTAATTAAAGATATGGGGCAGTGGGTTTTGAAGCAGAGCAGGTAG
- a CDS encoding SepM family pheromone-processing serine protease encodes MRQQKRRVGIRATAYLFTFVVILYVAVFMNTPYIVYQPGSASEVAPMIKVENADPEEQGTFMMTTVSASYANVALLVASVFNSNAEVVLKETRLQDKTEQEYAAEQVFYMNSSQSYAVQAAYHAADVPYEDVVDYLYVFSVPDATNQGQFKPGDKIISVKGQHAADPAALSALLSAYKIGDTVEVVLQREGKEITEQVKLVEVKDKETSAGRPGFGVVIGAVQKVEPKEKGKGVSFVDTNVGGPSAGLMFTMEIYNRLTPGDLTKGHRVAGTGTIDAEGNVGAIGGVKHKIVAADRKGAEFFFVPVKNYEEAKAKADQIGTDMKLIPVSTLSDALKYMEEQPVIKS; translated from the coding sequence TTGAGGCAACAGAAACGCCGTGTGGGTATCCGCGCCACAGCCTACTTATTTACGTTTGTGGTCATTCTCTATGTTGCTGTCTTTATGAATACTCCGTATATTGTGTATCAGCCGGGAAGCGCCTCTGAGGTAGCCCCGATGATCAAGGTGGAGAATGCTGATCCTGAGGAGCAAGGCACGTTCATGATGACTACCGTATCTGCCAGTTACGCCAATGTGGCCCTCCTGGTGGCCTCCGTATTTAACTCGAATGCAGAGGTTGTCCTGAAAGAGACCCGGCTGCAGGATAAGACCGAGCAGGAATACGCGGCTGAGCAGGTCTTTTATATGAACAGTTCACAATCTTATGCCGTACAGGCTGCTTATCATGCTGCAGATGTGCCGTATGAGGATGTTGTGGATTATTTGTACGTGTTCTCGGTACCCGACGCAACCAATCAGGGACAGTTTAAGCCGGGCGACAAGATTATCAGTGTAAAAGGTCAGCATGCAGCCGATCCGGCAGCTCTGTCCGCCTTGCTGTCGGCATACAAAATCGGCGATACCGTTGAAGTAGTCCTGCAGCGTGAAGGCAAGGAAATTACCGAGCAGGTGAAGCTGGTGGAGGTTAAGGATAAAGAGACCTCGGCCGGCCGGCCGGGCTTCGGGGTTGTTATCGGCGCCGTTCAGAAGGTGGAGCCTAAGGAAAAGGGGAAAGGCGTCAGTTTTGTGGATACCAATGTAGGAGGGCCTTCTGCAGGACTGATGTTCACCATGGAAATCTATAACCGGCTCACTCCGGGGGATTTGACCAAGGGCCACCGGGTAGCAGGTACAGGTACGATAGATGCTGAGGGAAATGTGGGGGCGATCGGCGGAGTGAAGCATAAGATCGTGGCTGCCGACCGCAAAGGGGCGGAATTCTTCTTCGTTCCGGTCAAAAACTATGAAGAAGCCAAGGCGAAAGCAGATCAGATCGGCACAGACATGAAGCTGATTCCGGTATCCACTCTGTCGGACGCACTGAAATATATGGAAGAGCAGCCGGTAATCAAATCCTGA
- a CDS encoding nucleoside recognition domain-containing protein, with the protein MINFKIRRFFRGSAPFISGAAAILLAIAIVLAPESSFKASLAGLKLWWTLVFPALLPFLILSEMLTASGIVHGLGVLLEPLMKRLFRLPGAGGWTLVLGITAGFPAGAGAVMQLHKQGDITDKDAGRLASIVHYASPVTLLIVVGTAFLHSPAAGYALLAIHWLSGLAAGCLSALIKGKASANDSRLPGSSPHAKKASLPGRIHQAALDARARDGRGFGKVLGESVTAAVQNLMIVGGYMIMFAVVINIISRLLPQLPSPLAAGLLEIHLGAHSITSNTAGLEGFFSGSLLGPALLSAMLAWSGICAQLQALTVLKPANVRFLPFTAVRLLHGLIAFALALILWKPLVNIRAAALPVFTGTDSGGLDPGIGSAIRIWSFLPQILSLQGLLLLLLLALSVAVKIFTWRRHPSA; encoded by the coding sequence ATGATTAACTTTAAAATACGGCGGTTCTTCCGGGGCTCGGCTCCTTTTATCTCAGGGGCGGCAGCGATCCTGCTCGCTATAGCGATCGTCCTGGCACCGGAATCCTCGTTCAAGGCTTCCCTTGCGGGGCTGAAGCTCTGGTGGACCCTCGTCTTCCCGGCGCTGCTGCCATTCCTGATCCTGTCGGAGATGCTGACCGCTTCAGGCATCGTGCATGGCCTCGGCGTACTGCTGGAGCCGCTGATGAAGCGGCTGTTCCGGCTTCCCGGTGCAGGCGGCTGGACGCTTGTGCTCGGAATCACCGCCGGCTTCCCGGCCGGAGCCGGAGCCGTTATGCAGCTGCATAAGCAGGGGGACATTACGGACAAGGATGCCGGCCGCCTGGCTTCCATCGTCCATTATGCCAGCCCGGTTACATTGCTCATTGTTGTCGGCACCGCGTTTCTGCACAGCCCGGCAGCCGGGTACGCATTGCTTGCCATCCATTGGTTGTCAGGCCTTGCCGCCGGATGTCTGTCAGCCCTCATTAAGGGGAAAGCCTCCGCCAATGACAGCAGACTGCCCGGAAGCAGCCCGCACGCCAAAAAAGCATCCTTGCCCGGACGTATCCATCAGGCAGCACTGGATGCCCGTGCAAGGGACGGACGGGGCTTCGGCAAGGTGCTCGGCGAATCTGTAACCGCCGCCGTCCAGAATCTCATGATTGTAGGCGGCTACATGATCATGTTCGCAGTAGTCATTAATATCATCAGCCGGCTGTTGCCGCAGCTCCCGTCCCCGCTGGCTGCCGGACTGCTGGAGATTCACCTCGGAGCCCATTCAATAACCTCGAATACCGCCGGACTTGAAGGATTCTTCTCCGGCAGTCTGCTCGGTCCCGCATTGCTCTCTGCAATGCTTGCCTGGAGCGGAATCTGCGCCCAGCTTCAGGCGCTGACGGTGCTCAAACCGGCGAATGTCCGCTTTCTCCCGTTTACCGCAGTCCGGTTACTGCATGGACTCATCGCATTTGCACTGGCCTTAATTCTCTGGAAACCGCTCGTGAATATCCGCGCAGCGGCGCTTCCAGTCTTCACCGGCACCGATTCAGGCGGACTGGATCCCGGCATAGGCTCTGCAATCCGGATTTGGAGCTTCCTCCCGCAGATACTAAGTCTGCAAGGACTGCTGCTTCTGCTGCTGCTGGCCTTATCAGTGGCTGTAAAGATTTTTACTTGGCGCCGCCATCCATCCGCTTGA
- the coaD gene encoding pantetheine-phosphate adenylyltransferase, translated as MSLQIRKERVAIYPGTFDPVTLGHMDIIHRAAKQFDRLIVAVLNNLSKNPLFSVEERTDLLRQATADIPNVEVDSFRDLLVNYVRQKDAQVIVRGIRTVTDFEYELQNASINHNLDPEAETIFMMTNPRYSYLSSSVVKEIAHFGGNVSDFVTPEVEQAMKLKFKRMDGGAK; from the coding sequence ATGAGTCTGCAAATTAGAAAAGAGCGTGTGGCGATCTATCCCGGAACCTTTGATCCGGTAACTCTGGGGCATATGGATATTATTCACCGCGCAGCGAAACAGTTCGACAGACTGATTGTTGCGGTGCTGAATAATTTAAGCAAGAATCCGTTGTTTTCGGTGGAGGAACGTACGGATCTTCTGCGCCAGGCTACAGCGGATATTCCGAATGTAGAGGTAGACAGCTTCCGGGATCTGCTCGTTAATTATGTCCGGCAAAAGGATGCCCAGGTGATTGTCCGGGGAATCCGTACCGTCACGGACTTTGAGTATGAGCTGCAGAATGCGTCCATTAATCATAATCTGGACCCCGAAGCGGAAACGATATTTATGATGACCAATCCGAGATATTCCTATCTCAGCTCAAGTGTGGTTAAGGAAATTGCCCACTTTGGCGGGAATGTCTCGGATTTTGTAACGCCTGAAGTGGAACAGGCCATGAAGCTTAAGTTCAAGCGGATGGATGGCGGCGCCAAGTAA
- the rpmF gene encoding 50S ribosomal protein L32, producing the protein MAVPQRRTSKTRRDKRRTHFKLVVPGMVKCEQCGELKLAHHVCKVCGTYKAREIIKQ; encoded by the coding sequence ATGGCAGTACCACAACGCAGAACGTCCAAGACACGCCGTGACAAGCGTCGTACTCACTTTAAACTGGTAGTTCCAGGTATGGTGAAATGTGAACAATGCGGAGAGCTGAAACTGGCTCACCACGTATGCAAAGTTTGCGGAACATACAAAGCAAGAGAGATCATCAAACAATAG
- the fapR gene encoding transcription factor FapR, whose protein sequence is MSKKERQQQLLSIIDSNPFVTDRELTRQLKVSIQTIRLDRMELGIPELRERMKQMAEHSYDQVRSLPADEVVGDIVDLQLDRSGISIFEIREEHVFSRNGIARGHYVFGQANSLAVAIINDEIALTASADIRFVRMVRLGEKCIAKAQVRSLAGRNGKAEVDVFTYVGEELVFQGHFIVYRSAIEEYSEGGNRSADRH, encoded by the coding sequence ATGTCCAAGAAAGAACGCCAGCAGCAGCTGCTATCAATCATTGACAGCAATCCTTTTGTAACGGACCGGGAATTGACCCGCCAGCTGAAGGTAAGCATTCAGACGATCCGGCTGGACCGGATGGAGCTGGGAATTCCGGAGCTGCGTGAACGGATGAAGCAAATGGCAGAGCACTCCTATGACCAGGTCCGCTCGCTGCCCGCTGACGAAGTGGTCGGTGACATAGTGGATTTGCAGCTGGACCGGAGCGGGATTTCAATTTTTGAGATCCGTGAAGAGCATGTCTTCTCCCGGAACGGGATTGCCCGCGGCCACTATGTATTTGGCCAGGCGAATTCGCTGGCAGTTGCTATTATCAATGATGAAATTGCCCTGACCGCTTCAGCCGATATCCGGTTCGTGCGCATGGTCCGGCTGGGTGAGAAATGTATCGCCAAAGCGCAGGTACGCTCGCTTGCGGGCCGGAACGGCAAAGCTGAGGTGGACGTGTTTACATATGTTGGAGAAGAACTGGTATTTCAAGGTCATTTTATAGTGTACCGTTCTGCAATTGAAGAGTACAGCGAAGGGGGAAACCGGAGTGCTGATCGCCATTGA